Proteins encoded within one genomic window of Chitinophaga parva:
- the traK gene encoding conjugative transposon protein TraK, translated as MIKHLNNIDTAFKHIRLFSIVFLLATAALGCYMVYSSQLQHDRDNKRVIVIAGGKAFIGLEGQRKDNIAVEVRDHIKTFHEDFFNLSPDEKAIESQMAKALYLADRSAQNQYEQLQEKGYYNSLIAGNVSQQVSCDSIVLDLASDPIYFKYYGIQKITRPSAIITRSLVTEGYVRDLRERTDNNPHGFLIERWQTLENKDLSVKKRLP; from the coding sequence ATGATAAAGCATCTTAACAATATCGACACCGCCTTTAAGCACATCCGACTGTTTTCTATTGTGTTCCTCCTAGCCACCGCAGCGCTCGGATGTTATATGGTTTACTCCAGCCAACTACAACATGACCGTGACAACAAGCGCGTCATTGTTATCGCCGGCGGCAAAGCGTTTATCGGGCTGGAAGGCCAACGCAAAGACAATATCGCCGTTGAAGTACGCGATCACATCAAAACCTTCCATGAGGACTTCTTTAACCTTTCCCCCGATGAAAAGGCCATCGAGTCCCAAATGGCAAAAGCACTCTACCTGGCAGATCGCTCAGCCCAAAACCAATATGAGCAGCTGCAGGAAAAAGGCTATTACAACAGTCTGATCGCCGGCAACGTAAGCCAGCAGGTAAGCTGCGACAGTATTGTACTGGACCTAGCCAGCGATCCCATTTATTTTAAATACTACGGCATCCAAAAGATCACCCGTCCCAGCGCCATTATTACGCGCAGCTTAGTCACCGAAGGCTACGTCCGGGACCTACGGGAAAGGACCGACAACAATCCCCATGGCTTTCTCATCGAGCGCTGGCAGACACTTGAAAACAAGGACCTCAGTGTTAAAAAACGTTTGCCATGA